A single window of Thiomicrorhabdus immobilis DNA harbors:
- the ppc gene encoding phosphoenolpyruvate carboxylase encodes MAAENRDKQLRARVKLLGNILGKVITSQVGVETYNAVEKLRKGYITLQKNDDPELRLELKTFIESRSADELNLIIRAFNLYFSLVNLAEEEHQYHERQSQLKSDGPLWTGSVLNTVGEFKEQGMDASQVQELLNKLHYIPVFTAHPTESKRRSVMDNLRRIFLDIGTLNEADTYNNEYVKESLYQQLESQIQVLWQTDEVRRQKPTVEDEIRNGIYYFRKSLFDAVPVVYNYMERALAKHYPDDKIETPNFLTFGSWIGGDRDGNPFVTHDTTVKALLLQSRAAIYEYQKRIFDLSSKLTHSRYLCNISQEIINRSMIVDADLIKAVFKKRSERFKDEPYRRFLYLMEGRLKQNIKYIEAWLDDSPIEKSPFAYHSEDELLEDLELIYDSLCNHGDENVANEELQDLIRLVKTFGFYLMRLDIRQESNVHSDAVADLLSHLDIDYMSLSESERLEVLAKHVASATIIDTQHLALNKMTKEVLEVFNVIREMRKEISPKAFNNYVISMTHEASHVMEVLFLAHQAGLAGYNAGEPYCDIQISPLFETIEDLEHIVPVTQSLFENNTYKALLKASGNQQEIMLGYSDSAKDGGNLSSAWSLYQAQQQIMKLADAHEVDCRLFHGRGGTVGRGGGPTHFAILSQPTGTVRGSIKFTEQGEVLSYKYSNSETAMYELSLGVTGLMKASTGLVQSITKDKPEYLESMAKLAKDGEHSFRELTDHTKGFFEFFYEATPVTEIGLLNIGSRPSHRKKGNLSKSSIRAIPWIFGWAQARLTFPAWQGTGYALDNWIKEHGDEQLKEMHENWPFFRALISNIQMALFKTDLTIGKEYSKLGQDQEVAQKIYNMIAEEHKRSVSRILEISGNEYLMAETPTIALSLKRRNPYLVPLNNIQIALLSRYKSTDITEEEREVWLTPLLNSINAIAAGMRNTG; translated from the coding sequence ATGGCAGCTGAAAATCGTGATAAGCAGTTAAGAGCGCGAGTCAAACTACTAGGTAACATTCTAGGAAAAGTCATCACTTCGCAAGTAGGTGTTGAAACTTATAATGCAGTTGAAAAGCTTCGTAAAGGCTATATCACCCTGCAAAAAAATGATGACCCGGAGCTTCGCTTAGAACTTAAGACATTCATTGAATCTCGCAGTGCCGATGAACTTAACCTCATTATCCGTGCATTTAACCTGTACTTCAGCTTAGTCAACCTGGCTGAAGAAGAGCACCAATACCATGAAAGACAAAGCCAATTAAAGTCAGATGGCCCTTTATGGACAGGCTCTGTGCTCAATACCGTTGGCGAGTTCAAAGAGCAAGGTATGGATGCCTCGCAAGTGCAAGAACTACTTAATAAACTGCACTATATCCCAGTTTTCACCGCTCACCCAACGGAATCAAAACGCCGTTCGGTAATGGACAATCTAAGAAGAATTTTCTTGGATATCGGCACACTGAACGAAGCCGATACCTATAACAATGAATATGTTAAAGAGTCGCTATACCAGCAATTAGAATCTCAAATTCAAGTACTTTGGCAAACAGATGAAGTGCGTCGTCAAAAACCAACGGTTGAAGATGAGATTCGCAACGGTATCTACTATTTCCGTAAATCGCTGTTCGATGCGGTACCGGTTGTGTATAACTACATGGAAAGAGCTTTAGCTAAACACTACCCAGACGATAAGATTGAAACGCCAAACTTCTTAACATTTGGTTCTTGGATTGGTGGTGACCGTGACGGCAACCCATTTGTTACCCATGATACAACCGTCAAAGCACTTCTATTACAAAGCCGTGCGGCCATCTATGAATATCAGAAACGTATCTTTGATTTAAGCTCTAAGCTGACTCACTCTCGTTACCTATGCAATATCTCGCAAGAGATCATCAATCGTTCGATGATTGTCGATGCCGACTTGATCAAAGCGGTATTCAAAAAACGCTCAGAACGTTTCAAAGATGAGCCTTATCGTCGTTTCCTTTATCTGATGGAAGGCCGTTTAAAGCAGAACATCAAATACATTGAAGCTTGGCTGGATGACTCCCCTATCGAAAAAAGCCCTTTTGCTTACCACTCTGAAGATGAATTGCTTGAAGACCTAGAGTTAATCTATGATTCCTTATGCAATCATGGCGATGAGAATGTTGCCAATGAAGAACTTCAAGACCTGATTCGTTTAGTTAAAACCTTTGGTTTCTACTTAATGCGTTTAGATATTCGTCAAGAATCGAATGTGCATAGCGATGCCGTTGCGGACTTGCTTTCACATTTAGATATCGATTATATGAGCCTAAGTGAATCTGAGCGCTTAGAAGTATTAGCGAAACATGTCGCTTCAGCCACTATCATCGATACCCAACATCTTGCATTGAACAAAATGACAAAAGAAGTGCTTGAGGTCTTCAATGTTATTCGTGAAATGCGTAAAGAGATTAGTCCAAAAGCGTTCAATAACTATGTCATTTCGATGACCCATGAAGCGAGCCATGTCATGGAAGTGTTGTTCTTAGCACACCAAGCAGGCCTGGCAGGTTATAACGCTGGCGAACCTTACTGTGATATTCAGATCTCCCCTCTATTTGAGACGATTGAAGATCTAGAACACATTGTGCCAGTAACGCAATCGCTATTTGAAAACAACACCTATAAAGCCCTTCTAAAAGCATCAGGCAATCAGCAAGAGATTATGCTGGGTTACTCTGATTCTGCTAAAGATGGTGGTAATCTTTCATCGGCCTGGAGCCTATACCAAGCTCAACAACAGATCATGAAACTGGCTGACGCTCACGAAGTCGATTGCCGTCTATTCCACGGCCGTGGTGGTACGGTTGGTCGTGGTGGAGGCCCGACTCACTTTGCCATCTTGTCACAGCCAACCGGAACGGTTCGCGGCTCAATCAAGTTTACTGAGCAAGGTGAAGTTCTATCTTACAAATACAGCAACTCGGAAACAGCGATGTATGAACTTTCTTTAGGTGTAACAGGCCTGATGAAAGCCAGTACCGGTTTGGTTCAATCGATCACTAAAGACAAGCCGGAATACCTTGAATCTATGGCTAAATTAGCCAAAGATGGTGAGCATAGCTTCCGCGAACTAACGGATCATACAAAAGGATTCTTCGAATTCTTCTATGAAGCTACACCGGTAACTGAAATTGGATTGCTGAACATTGGTTCTCGCCCTTCTCACCGTAAGAAAGGCAATTTATCCAAGTCTTCTATTCGTGCGATTCCATGGATTTTTGGTTGGGCGCAAGCTCGTCTTACCTTCCCTGCATGGCAAGGTACAGGTTACGCCTTGGATAACTGGATTAAAGAACATGGTGATGAACAACTTAAAGAGATGCATGAAAATTGGCCTTTCTTTAGAGCGTTAATCAGCAATATTCAGATGGCTTTATTCAAGACGGATTTGACGATTGGTAAAGAATACAGCAAATTAGGTCAAGACCAAGAAGTTGCACAGAAAATCTACAATATGATTGCTGAAGAGCACAAACGTTCGGTAAGCCGTATTCTGGAAATCAGCGGCAATGAATACTTAATGGCGGAAACACCGACCATTGCACTTTCCCTGAAAAGACGCAATCCGTACTTGGTGCCATTAAACAATATTCAAATTGCTTTACTATCACGCTATAAATCTACGGATATTACTGAAGAAGAGCGTGAAGTATGGCTAACCCCTCTTCTAAACAGCATCAATGCCATTGCTGCGGGTATGAGAAATACAGGTTAA
- the ppa gene encoding inorganic diphosphatase, with product MGYSAVPAGKDVPNDVNVIIEIPAFAAPIKYEVDKDTDLVWVDRLQGATMSYPANYGYINDTLSDDGDPVDVLVVTPHPLMVGSVIRCRPIGIFKMTDDGGEDAKVIAVPVDKLSPIYSKIEKVEDIPLLKEQVEHFFSHYKDLEPGKWVKVDGWGDVEAARQEILNGVKSYQEK from the coding sequence ATGGGATATTCAGCAGTACCAGCAGGTAAAGACGTTCCTAATGACGTTAACGTCATTATCGAGATTCCAGCATTCGCGGCACCAATCAAGTATGAAGTAGACAAAGATACTGACTTGGTTTGGGTTGACCGTCTTCAAGGCGCAACCATGTCTTACCCTGCTAACTACGGTTACATCAATGACACTCTATCTGATGACGGTGACCCAGTTGATGTTTTAGTGGTCACACCACACCCTCTAATGGTAGGTTCTGTCATTCGCTGTCGTCCAATCGGCATTTTCAAAATGACGGATGACGGTGGTGAAGATGCAAAAGTTATCGCTGTACCGGTAGATAAACTATCACCAATCTACTCTAAAATTGAAAAAGTGGAAGATATTCCGCTTTTAAAAGAACAAGTAGAACATTTCTTTAGCCACTACAAAGACCTTGAACCAGGAAAATGGGTTAAGGTTGATGGATGGGGCGATGTAGAAGCAGCTCGTCAAGAAATCTTGAACGGCGTTAAGAGTTATCAAGAAAAATAA
- a CDS encoding class 1 fructose-bisphosphatase, producing MKRLDQVLSNDGVNAELELVIKDVMVACKDIAYKLGQGELAGILGATEDENVQGETQKMLDVISNDLLKDILVANKFVRGVGSEEEDYTIAGHAGGKYLVTFDPLDGSSNIDVNLSVGTIFSILEAKDDQSGDNQEVFLQNGRNQVAAGYVLYGPSTLLVMTTGNGVNLFTLDTNIGEFVLTKAALQIPEETAEFAINMSNQRFWEPEMKQYIDDCLKGEEGPLGKRYNMRWVASMVAEVHRILIRGGIFMYPYDSRDPSKAGKLRLMYEGNPMSMIVEQAGGASSTGRMDIMDVQPQGIHDRVPVVLGSKNEVAKVVAYHNK from the coding sequence ATGAAAAGATTAGATCAAGTACTATCTAACGACGGCGTAAATGCTGAACTAGAGCTAGTTATCAAAGACGTAATGGTTGCATGTAAAGACATCGCATACAAATTAGGTCAAGGTGAATTAGCTGGTATCTTAGGCGCGACGGAAGACGAAAACGTTCAAGGTGAAACGCAAAAGATGTTAGATGTAATCTCTAACGACCTTCTAAAAGACATCCTAGTTGCAAACAAATTCGTTCGTGGTGTAGGTTCTGAAGAAGAAGATTACACAATTGCTGGTCACGCTGGTGGTAAATACCTAGTCACTTTCGATCCATTAGACGGTTCTTCAAACATCGACGTAAACCTTTCTGTTGGTACTATCTTCTCTATCTTAGAAGCTAAAGATGATCAATCTGGCGACAACCAAGAAGTATTCCTTCAAAACGGTCGCAACCAAGTAGCTGCTGGTTACGTTCTTTACGGACCATCTACATTATTGGTTATGACAACAGGTAATGGCGTTAACCTATTCACTTTAGATACTAATATCGGTGAATTCGTTTTAACTAAAGCTGCGTTACAAATTCCTGAAGAAACTGCAGAATTCGCAATCAACATGTCTAACCAGCGTTTCTGGGAACCAGAAATGAAGCAGTACATTGATGACTGCCTAAAAGGTGAAGAAGGTCCTCTAGGTAAGCGTTACAACATGCGTTGGGTTGCTTCAATGGTTGCTGAAGTTCACCGTATCCTTATCCGTGGTGGTATCTTCATGTACCCATACGACAGCCGCGACCCTTCAAAAGCAGGTAAACTACGTTTAATGTACGAAGGTAACCCAATGTCAATGATTGTTGAACAAGCTGGCGGTGCATCTTCTACTGGTCGTATGGACATCATGGATGTTCAACCACAAGGTATCCACGATCGCGTTCCTGTTGTTCTAGGTTCTAAAAACGAAGTTGCTAAAGTGGTTGCATACCACAACAAATAA
- the thiI gene encoding tRNA uracil 4-sulfurtransferase ThiI: MKFIVKLFPEIMIKGGPVKKRMISMLHDNLRTLLFRIDNSIEIKRFWDKIEVQVDDQYVNAVRKVLQQTPGVEQYLEVVQYETGEDLNAIAEKVAFHKLDLIDGKTFVVRAKRSGEHSLTSFEIERFVGSYMYEHGNPKGVDLHKPEVKVEFELNQNTLNVITKRQPGLGGFPIGLQGEVLSLMSGGFDSTVASYLTMKRGIKTHFIFFNLGGAAHEVGVKQVALYLWSQFGASHRVQFISVPFEGVVEEIFRSTHESYMGVTLKRLMIMASEKIADVMGIDALVTGESVAQVSSQTLRNLAVIDEVSNKLILRPLATMNKPEIIQIADSIGTREFAENMPEYCGVISKNPVTSASFSRMEREAKRFNYEVLEEAIERSITIPVDKIIEDVNAAAPVEVVNTPGDAKVIDIRRESEATHDPLPIENINIPFNELNRTFKKLDQSFQYVLYCEKGVMSQLHAQYLRDAGYDNVRVYRPL; the protein is encoded by the coding sequence ATGAAATTTATTGTTAAGTTATTTCCCGAGATCATGATTAAAGGTGGTCCTGTTAAAAAGCGCATGATCAGTATGCTTCATGATAATTTGCGTACCTTGCTTTTTAGAATCGATAACTCAATTGAAATTAAACGTTTTTGGGACAAGATTGAAGTTCAGGTTGATGACCAGTATGTCAACGCAGTTCGCAAAGTGTTACAGCAAACACCTGGGGTCGAACAGTATCTTGAAGTCGTTCAGTACGAAACAGGTGAAGATTTGAACGCTATTGCTGAAAAAGTCGCTTTTCATAAGTTGGATTTAATTGACGGTAAGACTTTTGTGGTTAGGGCAAAACGCAGTGGTGAACATTCGTTAACTTCGTTTGAAATAGAACGTTTTGTCGGTTCATATATGTATGAGCACGGTAATCCTAAAGGGGTTGATTTGCATAAGCCCGAGGTGAAAGTCGAGTTTGAGTTAAACCAAAACACTTTGAATGTGATCACTAAACGTCAACCAGGCCTGGGCGGTTTTCCTATCGGTTTGCAAGGCGAAGTTTTATCGCTTATGTCTGGTGGTTTCGACTCCACCGTTGCCAGTTATTTAACGATGAAACGCGGTATTAAAACCCACTTTATCTTTTTCAACTTGGGGGGGGCGGCTCATGAGGTTGGTGTTAAACAGGTTGCGCTCTACCTTTGGAGTCAATTTGGCGCTTCCCATCGGGTGCAATTTATTTCAGTGCCGTTTGAAGGGGTGGTCGAGGAAATTTTCAGGTCGACCCATGAAAGTTATATGGGCGTGACCTTAAAGCGTCTTATGATTATGGCATCAGAAAAAATAGCCGATGTAATGGGGATTGATGCCTTGGTCACGGGAGAAAGTGTCGCTCAAGTGAGTAGTCAGACTTTGCGTAATTTGGCAGTGATTGATGAGGTATCTAACAAGTTGATTTTACGCCCTTTGGCTACCATGAATAAGCCGGAAATCATCCAGATAGCGGATAGCATCGGTACCCGTGAATTTGCGGAAAACATGCCAGAATATTGCGGCGTGATTTCAAAGAACCCGGTTACCAGCGCTTCTTTTTCACGCATGGAAAGGGAGGCGAAACGCTTCAATTATGAGGTGTTGGAAGAGGCCATTGAGCGCTCGATTACGATACCGGTAGATAAAATCATTGAAGATGTGAATGCGGCCGCTCCTGTAGAGGTGGTGAATACACCAGGAGATGCAAAGGTGATTGATATTCGCAGGGAGTCTGAGGCGACCCATGACCCTTTGCCAATCGAAAATATCAATATTCCATTTAATGAATTGAACCGAACGTTTAAAAAGCTGGACCAATCTTTCCAGTACGTTCTGTATTGTGAGAAAGGTGTGATGAGTCAGTTGCATGCCCAGTATTTAAGAGATGCGGGCTATGATAATGTCAGAGTCTATCGTCCGTTATAA
- a CDS encoding transglycosylase SLT domain-containing protein → MRKSNYLTTPLSLLSGIAIVLLILLSQPASAETKAKTISERINQPFIGDLKQIRERRILRVLVSYNRTNFFHTTRGDRGIEHDLMKEFEKYINRGPRKERYKTHIVFLARPFERLVPDLKAGYGDIAASGLTITPERANYIDFTEPYITDVQEVLVSNKNNPEPTTLQELSGKQIIVVSNSSYIIHLERMNQALGRLGLPAIEIIKADSLLEAEDLLEMVNAGLFEYTVVDSHIAEIYKNIFHELRVQDDFIFHHGGNIAWAINQNLPDLKHALNEFIKKYARPGKFLGNSLYKKYFKNPFWIQQPLSLNALNEIPCLQYYFEKYSEFFDFDWYLIASQAYQESGFKQDLVSRANAVGIMQIKPSTAKSKIVNIPNIHDLETNILAGVKYLAFIRDFYFDKPEYSPEDKINFTLAAYNAGPGRIRKLQRMAESRGLNPHKWHYNVEVMARQEIGQETVNYVTKIQKTKIALKLSKELAEKKHQLKEQKIDTFMELKELKELQEPQN, encoded by the coding sequence TTGCGCAAGTCGAACTATTTAACCACCCCTTTATCCTTACTCTCAGGTATAGCGATTGTATTGCTTATACTGTTAAGCCAACCTGCGTCTGCAGAAACTAAAGCTAAAACCATCAGCGAACGAATCAACCAACCTTTTATTGGCGACTTGAAACAAATTAGAGAGCGGCGCATTCTTAGAGTACTTGTCAGCTACAACCGCACCAACTTTTTTCATACCACCCGGGGCGATAGAGGAATCGAACACGATTTGATGAAAGAGTTTGAGAAGTATATAAATCGTGGCCCGAGAAAAGAACGTTATAAAACCCACATTGTATTTTTAGCGCGACCATTTGAACGACTCGTGCCAGACTTGAAAGCCGGATACGGTGATATAGCGGCATCTGGCTTGACTATCACCCCTGAACGCGCAAACTATATCGACTTTACCGAACCCTACATTACAGACGTACAAGAAGTCTTGGTTTCCAATAAAAACAATCCAGAACCAACCACTCTTCAAGAACTCTCTGGAAAACAGATCATTGTCGTTTCTAACAGCAGCTACATCATCCATCTTGAGCGCATGAACCAAGCACTTGGACGGTTAGGTTTGCCTGCGATAGAAATCATCAAAGCCGACTCGTTGCTTGAAGCCGAGGATTTATTGGAAATGGTGAATGCAGGACTGTTTGAATACACCGTTGTAGACAGCCACATCGCTGAAATTTACAAAAACATTTTTCACGAGTTACGTGTTCAAGATGATTTTATTTTTCATCATGGTGGCAATATCGCATGGGCAATCAATCAAAACCTGCCAGATTTGAAACATGCTTTAAATGAGTTTATTAAGAAATACGCCAGGCCTGGTAAGTTTTTAGGCAACAGCCTTTACAAAAAATATTTTAAAAACCCTTTTTGGATCCAGCAGCCCCTTTCATTGAATGCCTTAAATGAAATCCCTTGCTTACAGTATTATTTTGAAAAATACTCGGAGTTTTTTGATTTTGACTGGTATTTGATTGCCTCTCAAGCCTATCAAGAGTCGGGCTTTAAACAAGACCTGGTAAGCAGGGCAAATGCTGTCGGGATAATGCAAATCAAACCCTCTACAGCAAAATCTAAGATTGTGAACATCCCCAATATCCATGATTTGGAAACCAACATTTTGGCTGGCGTGAAATATCTGGCCTTTATTAGAGATTTTTACTTCGATAAACCCGAATACTCACCGGAAGACAAAATCAATTTCACTCTTGCCGCCTACAATGCAGGACCCGGACGAATCCGTAAGCTTCAGCGAATGGCTGAATCCAGGGGATTAAACCCGCATAAATGGCACTACAATGTAGAGGTGATGGCAAGACAAGAAATCGGTCAAGAAACCGTAAACTATGTAACCAAGATTCAAAAGACGAAAATCGCCCTCAAACTTTCTAAAGAGTTGGCCGAGAAAAAGCATCAGTTAAAAGAGCAGAAAATCGATACCTTTATGGAACTGAAAGAACTTAAAGAGTTACAAGAACCACAAAACTGA
- a CDS encoding dihydrolipoyl dehydrogenase, with the protein MRRVKYAILGAGTSGLTAMGAIRKQTDDFVLINGGPLGTTCARVGCMPSKAMIQSANLFHKRLMLNEFGVQGGEKLEIDSQHVMQRVRRLRDRFTNGVKTSSTDGLTSEQFIDGYAKFIAPNQLEVNGEIIYAEKIIIATGSRPIVPGPWQVLGDKLLTSDQIFELAELPKRIAVVGLGIIGLELGQALSRLGVEVMGFEMLDAVGGLATPVAIEKAIELFSKDFPIHLGTPAQLENTETGVLVKVGGGFFEVDAVLASLGRRPNIDSLDIEKTGVTLNQKGMPDFNINTMQIEDKPLFIAGDVNGYRPILHEAAHEGKIAVSNAMNYPDVKKYTRKTPLGIAFTDPGIGFFGMCYRDLDLENTEVIDFHLERNNGRAIVMAEDHGVICLFADKTTRRLVGGEMLMPHAEHLTHLLAWAVEQQMSVLDLIKMPFYHPVLEEAVQSALYKLYSRLYSQEERGIEAELTVIK; encoded by the coding sequence ATGCGAAGAGTTAAATATGCCATTTTAGGCGCAGGTACTTCTGGCCTAACGGCAATGGGAGCGATTCGCAAGCAAACCGATGATTTCGTGTTAATCAATGGCGGACCGCTTGGTACTACCTGCGCTAGGGTGGGCTGTATGCCATCTAAAGCCATGATCCAGTCTGCAAATCTCTTTCATAAACGTTTGATGCTGAATGAGTTTGGTGTTCAAGGGGGCGAAAAGCTGGAAATCGATAGTCAGCATGTGATGCAGCGGGTTAGGCGTTTACGAGATCGTTTCACCAATGGTGTGAAAACCAGCTCAACAGATGGTTTGACTTCTGAGCAATTCATTGACGGTTATGCAAAGTTTATTGCGCCTAATCAGCTCGAGGTAAACGGCGAAATTATTTATGCGGAAAAAATTATTATTGCAACAGGCTCAAGGCCTATCGTGCCTGGGCCCTGGCAGGTTCTAGGTGATAAGCTGTTAACCAGTGACCAGATTTTTGAATTGGCCGAATTACCAAAGCGTATTGCTGTGGTTGGCTTGGGGATTATTGGTTTAGAGCTTGGGCAAGCATTATCCCGTCTGGGGGTTGAGGTTATGGGTTTTGAGATGCTTGATGCTGTTGGGGGACTGGCAACTCCAGTTGCAATTGAAAAAGCGATTGAGTTGTTTTCAAAAGATTTTCCGATACACTTAGGCACGCCTGCTCAATTAGAGAATACTGAAACCGGTGTTTTGGTCAAGGTCGGTGGTGGATTTTTCGAAGTCGATGCCGTGCTCGCGTCCTTGGGGCGTCGTCCTAATATTGACTCGCTTGATATCGAAAAGACGGGTGTGACCCTTAATCAAAAGGGAATGCCTGATTTTAATATCAATACCATGCAAATAGAGGATAAACCGCTGTTTATTGCCGGTGATGTTAATGGTTATCGTCCGATTCTGCACGAGGCGGCTCATGAAGGCAAAATTGCCGTGAGTAATGCGATGAATTATCCGGATGTGAAAAAATATACGAGAAAAACACCTTTAGGTATTGCGTTTACTGACCCAGGGATTGGTTTTTTTGGGATGTGTTATCGAGATTTGGATTTGGAAAATACCGAAGTCATCGATTTTCATTTGGAAAGAAACAATGGCAGGGCCATCGTTATGGCAGAAGATCATGGTGTGATATGTCTGTTTGCCGATAAAACAACACGCCGATTGGTGGGTGGTGAAATGCTGATGCCACACGCTGAACATTTAACGCATTTATTAGCTTGGGCGGTTGAACAGCAAATGAGTGTGTTGGATTTGATAAAAATGCCCTTCTATCACCCAGTGTTGGAAGAGGCGGTTCAATCGGCGCTTTATAAGCTTTATTCCCGACTTTACTCTCAAGAAGAGAGGGGAATCGAGGCAGAGTTAACAGTAATAAAATAA